The genomic interval GTCCAATTCCCCCTAACATAGAATGATAGGGCCAAATAGTTAGGGGATATTTGCCCTCGTCACTCAGAATTTTGGTGTAATGTAGGGCATGATTTTGCAATTTGCTATATTCACCAGCAGCAATAGCTGGGTTAACCCGCCATTTACCACTTTGGACATCTACAAAACTAATCGTCGTCGCTGCTGGGGTGGGATGTTCGCCTAATTCGTTAACCCAAAAAATAGGGTGGAAGATTTGGATAGCGGTATGAGTATCCATAGTAGGGGCGATCGCACTAATTCGGCCTAAGTTATGGTAGATAAATTGGCACAGTCGCACGTTATCTTCTACTGCACCCATACCGCTTTTACCTCCCACAAATAGCTCAAATTCTGGGATGCAAAAGGTATTTTGCACGTCAATTAGCAGTAAACAAACCTGCTTTTCATCTGCTGCTGCGGGTTGAATACTATGTTTTTGCGCCCAAGTTTTGGCTGATGTCGCCCTTTGTTGGTAAGGAACTCGCCATACTTTTCCGACTTGCGCTGAATTAAAATGTGGGGGTATGGGGAGTTGAGTCACGATCGCTTTTCCGGCTCTACGGTATCTATATGATACAAAGTACATAGGGAAAGTAGTTTTTGCTTGAGGCTAGAGCGCACACTTTCTGGTGACACTATGATGCAATCTGGGGTATATCGCATCACTTCGCGGATGAACCAAAAACTATGAGATACCTTCCTCTCTACTTTTCTGATACCTGTTTCTAACCAGGTAACCGTCTCGTCTTCAGTTTTTGCTCGGTAGGCGTAAGCTAAGCCATTTATCAGGTGCATTTCTACTAAAATACTCGCCAATTTGCCTCGCCAATGACTGTTAATCGGGGTAATATTGGCTTCAGTAATTCGATCTAGTCGCAGACTCCAGTTG from Merismopedia glauca CCAP 1448/3 carries:
- a CDS encoding isochorismatase; protein product: MYFVSYRYRRAGKAIVTQLPIPPHFNSAQVGKVWRVPYQQRATSAKTWAQKHSIQPAAADEKQVCLLLIDVQNTFCIPEFELFVGGKSGMGAVEDNVRLCQFIYHNLGRISAIAPTMDTHTAIQIFHPIFWVNELGEHPTPAATTISFVDVQSGKWRVNPAIAAGEYSKLQNHALHYTKILSDEGKYPLTIWPYHSMLGGIGHALVSAVEEAIFFHSIARQSPTLFELKGNNPLTENYSVLRPEVLTSVDGKAIAQKNTPFLDKILDFDAIIIAGQAKSHCVAWTIADLLTEIQLQDAKLAQKVYLLEDCTSPVVVPGVVDFTPQADAAFEKFAKAGMNIIKSTDSIERI